The Chryseobacterium shigense genome segment GAATGGGAATATACAGCAATAAGGAAGCTTTCCTTCAAAATAATATGGTAGATAAAGCACTTCCAAAGGAGCTCAGAGATATCAACTCTACTCTTGAAAAAATTGCACCTTCCCTTGTGGCTAAGGAAAGAGATTTTATTGCCCAGGCAGCGGCCTATACCGTTAATACCTCAAAACCTATTTTACAGGGTGCAGTTAACAGTCTAAATGCACAGGATGTTACAAGAATTATCCAGGGAACTACGGCAACACAGATTTTAAAAGAAAAGACCTCTCAGCAGCTGGTAGCCGCTATTGCTCCCAAAGTAGATGAGAAACTGAATGAATATGGAATTGTAAAAACAATCAATACAGCTCTTTCAGGAAGCAATCTTCTCGGAAGCCTTCTTGGAGGTGGCGGAAGTAATGTAAATGCCGGAGGACTCAGTAAACTGGCCTCTGAACAACTGGTTAACGGACTGTTCTACATCATCGAAGATTATGAGCACCAGAATTCCAAAGCACTGCTGGGACCTCTTGGGAAATAGAAAAATTTTCGCTATATTTATATATAATTTAACAACGGCAGATGGATATATTACAAGGAAACCAACACGCAAACCCGGAAGATTTTTATAATTCTCTGAAGGAAAAACTGGAAGGCCACCACGACTTTCCTGAAGATTATTTATTTAAATTTATCGTTCCCACAGACCAGGCAAAACTAACCGAAATTTATAAAGTTTTTGATGGTATTAAATTTACTCTTGGGAACCGCGAAAGCAAAAACGGAAAATACACTGCCTGCAATATCAATGCGTTCGTTCTGGATGCAGATCAGGTAGTGAATATTTATAAAGAAGTCGCCAAAATTGA includes the following:
- a CDS encoding DUF4197 family protein; translation: MKKYIIAAALLIGTGTLIFTSVQSCTTVATSDLGLSIIKRVLLNGIDKGMGIYSNKEAFLQNNMVDKALPKELRDINSTLEKIAPSLVAKERDFIAQAAAYTVNTSKPILQGAVNSLNAQDVTRIIQGTTATQILKEKTSQQLVAAIAPKVDEKLNEYGIVKTINTALSGSNLLGSLLGGGGSNVNAGGLSKLASEQLVNGLFYIIEDYEHQNSKALLGPLGK
- a CDS encoding DUF493 family protein; this encodes MDILQGNQHANPEDFYNSLKEKLEGHHDFPEDYLFKFIVPTDQAKLTEIYKVFDGIKFTLGNRESKNGKYTACNINAFVLDADQVVNIYKEVAKIEGVILL